A genomic stretch from Hymenobacter psoromatis includes:
- a CDS encoding mannose-6-phosphate isomerase, producing MRRSNYDKYPFVSVAAGADACHLGWAAIGAVLRAALPPFGPAVLAIECYPGTDLARLRRELKPALPPQAHWVVAESLYRPPAEIDAMVAGPLTYDPVFGRLNGLMVANFFDPNKLQAAQQQLRQADSGLIVILGTGATLICPTPDLLVYADLARWEIQLRQRRGEIANLGSENFAEKASLKYKRAFFVDWRAADRLKKQALPRADFLLDAHDPAQPKLITGADLRAGLAATARRPFRVVPFFDPGPWGGQWMREVCDLPAGPANYAWCFDCVPEENSLLLGFGAARVEIPSIDLVFTHPRELLGEAVHARFGTEFPIRFDLLDTVGGGNLSLQVHPLTEYAFDHFGLPYTQDESYYMLDAEPDAMVYLGLQEDVDYQAMLADLERAQQDPAQPFPAERYAQQFPARKHDHFLIPAGTIHCSGAGSMVLEISATPFIFTFKLWDWNRLGLDGRPRPIHLAHGAANIQPERTTAWVARHLVNALEPVAQGAGWCEERTGLHEREFIETRRHWFTGPVPHHTGGGVNVLNLVQGAEAVVESPTGAFAPFVVHYAETFIVPAVVGEYTIRPHGPAEGRECATLKAYVRT from the coding sequence ATGCGTCGCTCGAATTACGATAAATACCCCTTCGTGTCGGTAGCCGCCGGGGCCGACGCTTGCCACCTCGGTTGGGCGGCCATCGGCGCGGTGTTGCGGGCGGCCCTACCCCCCTTCGGCCCGGCTGTGCTGGCCATCGAGTGCTACCCCGGCACCGACCTGGCGCGTCTGCGCCGGGAATTGAAGCCGGCCCTACCCCCCCAAGCCCACTGGGTGGTGGCCGAGTCGCTGTACCGCCCCCCGGCCGAGATTGACGCGATGGTAGCCGGCCCGCTCACCTACGACCCGGTATTTGGCCGGCTCAATGGGCTGATGGTGGCCAATTTTTTTGACCCCAATAAGCTGCAAGCGGCTCAGCAGCAGCTGCGCCAAGCCGATAGCGGCCTGATAGTAATTCTAGGGACTGGGGCCACGCTTATCTGCCCTACCCCCGACCTATTGGTGTATGCTGACCTAGCCCGCTGGGAAATCCAACTGCGGCAGCGACGCGGCGAAATCGCCAACCTAGGCAGCGAGAATTTCGCCGAAAAAGCTAGCCTGAAGTACAAGCGGGCCTTTTTCGTGGATTGGCGGGCCGCCGACCGGCTCAAGAAGCAAGCCCTGCCCCGCGCCGATTTTCTGCTCGATGCCCACGACCCCGCGCAACCCAAGCTCATTACCGGGGCCGACTTGCGGGCCGGGCTGGCGGCGACGGCGCGGCGGCCGTTTCGGGTGGTGCCGTTTTTCGACCCCGGCCCCTGGGGCGGGCAGTGGATGCGCGAGGTGTGCGACCTGCCCGCCGGCCCCGCCAACTACGCGTGGTGCTTCGACTGCGTGCCCGAGGAAAACAGCCTGCTGCTGGGTTTCGGCGCGGCGCGGGTCGAAATCCCGAGTATTGACCTCGTGTTTACCCACCCCCGCGAGCTGCTGGGCGAGGCCGTTCATGCCCGTTTCGGCACCGAGTTTCCCATCCGCTTCGACCTGCTCGACACCGTGGGCGGCGGCAACCTCTCGCTGCAAGTGCATCCGCTCACCGAGTACGCTTTCGACCACTTCGGCCTACCCTACACGCAGGATGAAAGCTATTATATGCTCGATGCCGAGCCGGACGCGATGGTGTATCTGGGTTTGCAGGAAGATGTTGATTATCAAGCCATGCTGGCTGATTTAGAACGGGCGCAGCAAGACCCCGCCCAGCCCTTCCCAGCCGAGCGCTACGCGCAGCAGTTTCCGGCCCGTAAGCACGACCACTTTCTGATTCCGGCCGGCACCATTCACTGTTCCGGGGCGGGAAGTATGGTGCTGGAAATTTCGGCTACCCCCTTCATTTTCACCTTCAAGCTCTGGGACTGGAACCGCCTGGGCCTGGACGGCCGGCCCCGGCCCATTCACCTGGCCCACGGGGCGGCCAATATTCAGCCCGAGCGCACCACCGCCTGGGTAGCGCGCCACCTGGTGAATGCGCTGGAGCCCGTGGCCCAGGGCGCGGGCTGGTGCGAGGAGCGCACCGGCCTGCACGAGCGCGAATTCATCGAAACGCGCCGCCACTGGTTCACCGGCCCCGTGCCGCACCACACGGGTGGCGGCGTCAACGTGCTCAACCTGGTGCAGGGCGCGGAAGCCGTAGTGGAAAGCCCGACCGGCGCGTTCGCGCCGTTCGTGGTGCATTATGCCGAAACGTTTATTGTGCCGGCCGTGGTCGGGGAGTATACTATTCGGCCTCATGGGCCGGCGGAGGGTAGGGAGTGCGCCACGCTGAAGGCGTATGTGCGGACGTGA
- a CDS encoding signal transduction protein — MENRLAFLRTVEPFNLLPPEVLEEVAALLHEVTHPREAVIYRQGETKLRGVDLIIEGGYDTFFFDGQQARRLPETYGPGACYGGVSVLLNKKRSLRTVQARAGTRVYFLHRSSFRGLCLGCEAFFHYFTSRYGRLMLNAEYAELVHPGPQAAQNFIAADELYSRRMGSVELRAVLACPGPTPTHEVARLMAKARTSCYFVLAENDEKIAGYVTDITLRDKVVASLGDARLPISTYLDAPTRSVSSEAFIYEALLLMFRTKTRYLLVEGAPGEYQGFISRNKLLAEVAQSPFLFIQGVKQAVSLRELRRNWQKVPDIVSQLLERGVKSEIVNQVITTVADTIALKVIEDVIKELGPPPARFVFMVLGSEGRQEQTLLTDQDNAIIYEDKANEQRELVRDYFLRFATEVSDRLNEIGFSFCEGGFMAKNPKWTHSLSHWKRNYTEWLHESNPENVMRFAAFFDIRYLYGEAGILDELHDFLDTELQKPLDRFLHYMATNAVQYEPPLTFFNNIRTFAVGEQQVVNLKKIMSPIVDAVRVFALKNRVFATNTGQRLAALRQLGVFTEKEYQELLQSYYYLMGMRLKKQAAQMMHDKLPPDNYLDPKNLTKVERVTLKEIFKVIADFQLKIKVNFAKMLS, encoded by the coding sequence ATGGAAAACCGCCTGGCTTTTCTACGCACCGTTGAGCCCTTCAACCTCCTACCCCCCGAGGTGCTGGAGGAGGTGGCCGCGCTGCTGCACGAGGTGACGCACCCCCGCGAGGCCGTCATCTACCGGCAGGGCGAAACCAAGCTGCGCGGCGTGGATTTAATCATCGAGGGTGGCTACGACACGTTTTTCTTCGATGGCCAGCAGGCGCGGCGGCTGCCCGAAACCTACGGCCCCGGCGCGTGCTACGGCGGCGTGTCGGTGCTGCTTAACAAAAAGCGCTCCTTGCGCACGGTGCAGGCGCGGGCCGGCACGCGGGTTTATTTCCTGCACCGCAGCAGCTTTCGGGGCCTGTGCCTGGGCTGCGAGGCGTTTTTTCACTACTTCACCAGCCGCTACGGCCGACTGATGCTCAATGCCGAGTACGCCGAGCTGGTGCACCCCGGCCCGCAGGCTGCCCAGAATTTCATTGCCGCCGATGAGCTGTACTCGCGCCGCATGGGCAGCGTGGAGCTACGCGCCGTGCTGGCCTGCCCCGGCCCTACCCCCACCCACGAGGTGGCGCGGCTCATGGCCAAGGCGCGTACCAGCTGCTACTTCGTGCTCGCTGAAAACGACGAAAAAATAGCCGGCTACGTCACCGACATTACCCTGCGCGACAAAGTGGTGGCGAGCCTCGGCGATGCGCGCCTGCCCATCAGCACCTACCTCGACGCCCCTACCCGCTCGGTGAGCAGCGAAGCCTTTATTTATGAAGCGCTGCTATTGATGTTTCGGACCAAGACGCGCTACCTGCTGGTGGAAGGCGCACCGGGCGAATACCAGGGCTTTATCTCGCGCAATAAGCTGCTGGCCGAGGTGGCGCAGTCGCCGTTTCTGTTTATTCAGGGCGTGAAGCAGGCCGTGTCGTTGCGCGAGCTGCGGCGCAACTGGCAGAAGGTGCCCGACATCGTATCGCAGCTGCTGGAGCGCGGCGTGAAATCCGAAATCGTGAACCAGGTTATCACGACCGTGGCCGATACGATTGCCCTCAAAGTCATTGAGGACGTGATAAAAGAGCTGGGGCCGCCGCCGGCGCGGTTCGTGTTCATGGTGCTCGGCTCGGAGGGTAGGCAGGAGCAAACCCTGCTCACGGACCAGGACAACGCCATTATTTACGAAGACAAGGCCAACGAGCAGCGCGAGCTGGTGCGCGACTATTTCCTACGCTTCGCCACCGAAGTATCGGACCGCCTCAACGAGATTGGCTTCAGCTTCTGCGAGGGCGGCTTCATGGCCAAAAACCCCAAGTGGACCCACTCGCTCTCGCACTGGAAGCGCAACTACACGGAGTGGCTGCACGAGTCGAACCCCGAAAACGTGATGCGCTTCGCCGCCTTTTTTGACATCCGCTATCTGTATGGCGAGGCCGGAATCCTGGACGAGCTGCACGATTTTCTGGATACGGAGTTGCAAAAGCCGCTCGACCGCTTCCTGCACTACATGGCCACCAACGCCGTGCAGTACGAGCCGCCGCTCACGTTTTTCAACAACATCCGCACCTTCGCCGTGGGCGAGCAGCAGGTGGTGAACCTCAAGAAAATCATGTCGCCCATCGTGGATGCGGTGCGGGTTTTCGCGCTCAAAAACCGCGTATTTGCCACCAACACCGGCCAGCGCCTGGCGGCCCTGCGCCAGCTCGGCGTCTTCACCGAAAAAGAATATCAGGAGCTGCTGCAATCATATTATTACCTCATGGGGATGCGCCTGAAAAAGCAGGCCGCCCAGATGATGCACGACAAGCTACCCCCCGATAATTACCTGGACCCCAAAAATTTAACCAAAGTAGAGCGCGTAACGCTGAAGGAGATTTTCAAGGTTATCGCCGATTTTCAGTTGAAAATCAAAGTGAATTTTGCCAAGATGCTAAGCTGA
- a CDS encoding DeoR family transcriptional regulator translates to MNNLLPPENPAAARAQTIVEKLLHTGTVTVDELAEQFDVSVATVRRDLVELEQRGRLRRTHGGAVPIEPLLYEPFRYDSSFHEQMDRNLAEKRRIGLAAAALIEPGETISLTAGTTTTQVTRSLRPGANVTVVTNTVNVAMELSQRDDVRVFVAGGFLTGGWFSLVGAATAQALSQFFVDKVFIGVDGIDAQKGLTSLHPEEAAVIQVMLRQARRRIVVADHTKLGTVATALICPTAEVHQLITDSGATAAQLAPFREMGMEVLVV, encoded by the coding sequence ATGAACAACCTCCTACCCCCCGAAAACCCCGCCGCCGCCCGCGCCCAAACCATCGTCGAAAAGCTGCTGCACACCGGTACCGTCACCGTGGATGAGCTGGCCGAGCAGTTCGACGTGTCGGTAGCCACCGTGCGGCGCGACTTGGTGGAATTGGAGCAGCGCGGCCGCCTGCGGCGCACCCACGGCGGGGCCGTGCCGATTGAGCCGCTGCTATACGAGCCGTTTCGCTACGACTCCAGCTTTCACGAGCAGATGGACCGCAACCTGGCCGAGAAGCGCCGCATCGGACTGGCCGCGGCGGCGCTTATTGAGCCCGGCGAAACCATCTCGCTCACCGCCGGCACCACCACCACGCAGGTAACCCGCAGCCTGCGGCCGGGGGCCAACGTGACGGTCGTAACCAATACCGTGAACGTGGCAATGGAGCTGAGCCAGCGCGACGACGTGCGGGTGTTCGTGGCCGGCGGCTTCCTCACCGGGGGCTGGTTTTCGCTGGTCGGCGCGGCCACCGCGCAGGCCCTGAGCCAGTTTTTCGTGGATAAAGTCTTCATCGGCGTCGATGGCATTGACGCGCAGAAGGGCCTGACCTCTCTGCACCCCGAAGAGGCGGCCGTCATTCAGGTGATGCTGCGGCAAGCCCGGCGGCGCATCGTGGTGGCCGACCACACCAAGCTCGGCACCGTAGCCACCGCCCTCATCTGCCCCACGGCCGAGGTCCATCAGCTCATCACCGACTCGGGCGCTACGGCGGCGCAGCTCGCGCCTTTTCGGGAAATGGGTATGGAGGTGCTGGTGGTTTGA
- a CDS encoding transcriptional regulator, which yields MADDPLTKPTEAELEILQVLWQHGPQTVRFVNDELNRRREVGYTTTLKWLQLMLEKGLVLREGSKPHIYRPAVREEETQGQLLDRFVEAAFGGSALKLVLRALGRPRTSREEMDQIREVLRQLDEEDLAADADAHA from the coding sequence ATGGCTGACGACCCTCTTACCAAGCCCACCGAGGCAGAACTGGAGATTCTGCAAGTACTCTGGCAGCACGGCCCCCAAACGGTTCGCTTCGTGAACGACGAGCTGAACCGCCGCCGGGAAGTGGGCTACACCACGACCCTCAAGTGGCTGCAACTAATGCTGGAAAAAGGGCTGGTGCTGCGCGAGGGTAGCAAGCCGCACATCTACCGGCCGGCCGTGCGCGAAGAGGAAACCCAGGGCCAGCTGCTCGACCGCTTCGTGGAGGCCGCCTTCGGCGGCTCGGCCCTGAAGCTGGTGCTGCGGGCGCTGGGCCGCCCCCGCACCTCGCGGGAGGAAATGGACCAGATTCGGGAGGTGCTCCGGCAGCTGGATGAAGAGGACTTAGCCGCCGACGCCGATGCCCACGCTTGA